TAGATTTGATGAAGCAAATAATATTGAATGGGCAAAAAGACTTGAGCGAGCGGGCGCACATGTGGTTTTTGGTTTTATTGATTTAAAAACACATGCGAAATGTACATTAGTGGTAAGAAAAGAAAAAAATAATTATCTACAGAAATATGTACATTTATCAACAGGAAATTATAACAGTGCAACAGCAAAGCTTTATACCGATATTGGGCATTTAACTTCAGATGCTGCTTTATGTGATGATGTCGCAAATCTTTTTAATTTTCTCACTGGATTTAATATTTTGAGAGATCAAGAGAAAACCCGCTTTCGCGCTCCCGATTTTGAAAAGATAAAAGTAGCTCCCTTTCGCTTAAGGGAACAAATTATTCAACTCATAGATCACGAAAAGAAATTGCATACACAGGATAATCCTGCCCATATCATTCTAAAAATGAATTCTTTGGTTGATACGAAGCTTTGTCATGCACTTTACAAAGCTAGTCAAAAAGGTGTAAAAATTGATTTGATTATACGAGGTGTTTGTATTTTAAGACCAGGTATTCATGGCATTTCTGATAATATAAAAGTTATTAGTATCATTGATAGATTTTTAGAGCATTCAAGAATATTTTGGTTTAAAAATAATGGAAATCCACTTATTTATTGTGGTAGTGCAGATTTTATGCAGCGGAATATGGATAAGCGTATTGAAATTGTTTGGCCAATTGAGCCTCTAGAATTAAAATTAAAAATTACCGGAATTTTAAATAATTTCTTAAAAGATAATTGTAAAAGCCATTATATGCAAAGTAACGGCACATATATTAAAAGTCAAATTCAAAACGGAGAAGCATCTTTCCGATGTCAAGAAAAATTTATTGAAGAGGCAAGAAGGTATGGGGTAAAATCAATTGCGTATGACCAGGCAATAAAACCGCTTTTCGATAAAAAAGATTTTGAACGTATTCCTGAGCGTTTTATACCATCTTTAGTAGTCGAAGAGCAGAAGAAAAACGTGACTAAGAAAAAGAAGAAAAAGTAATGTTAAATTTGCCTCTCAGAAATATGTTTGAAAAAAAAAGAATTGCAGCAATTGATGTTGGCTCAAATAGCGTTCATATGCTTTTAGTTGAAATGGAATCACCTGAAGAATATAAAATTATTGATTCAGAAAAAGAGCAAGTGCGTTTAGCTGCCTCTATTGACTCTGACGGCAATTTAAATAGTGATGCTCTCAATCGTTTGCTTTCTGTATTAAAAAAAATGAAAGAAATTGCAGATTTTCATGGTGCACAGATACGTGCTGTTGGTACAAGTGCATTGCGAGAAGCTAAAAATGCCAATGACTTTGTTGCTAAAATATATAAGAAAACAGGAATTGATATCGAAATAATATCTGGGCATGAAGAAGCTCGTCTTGTTTACTTAGGTGTACAGCAAGGTCTGCCTATACAGGATAAATCAACTTTAATTGTAGATATTGGTGGTGGCTCGACTGAGATTGTTGTGGGTCAGTGGGGTGAGGAGCGTTTTGCCACATCATTAAAATTAGGTTCCGTTCGTTTAACACAGGGATTTATTCAAAGTGATCCTTTGAGTGATGAAAATTTAAGATCGCTCGAACTTTATATTAATACACGACTTGAGCCTGTTTTGTCTGAGGTTGAGAGGGTTGGTTTTGATTGTGCAGTCGGATCATCAGGAACAATAAAAGCGGTTAAATCTTTGGTTTTGGGTTTAACCAATGCAGAAGTTCCTCCTTCACTTCATGGTTCTATCTTAACAGCAAAAGAAATCTGGATAGCAAAAGAAGCAATTCTTAGGTCGCGCTCATTAAAAGATAGAAAACAATTGCCTGGTTTAGATTCAAAAAGAGCTGATATTATTGTCGCTGGAATATTTGTTCTCAGTGCAATCACTAAAATATTAGGAATTCGTGAGTGGATGATTTCCTTAACCGCAATTCGTGAGGGAATCTTGTACGATACTATGCTGAGAGATGGTGTATGGTTACAAGGCGATACAAGTGATATTCGGTGGCGCTCAGTTCGTTCTTTTGGACAAAAGTTTCATATCGATGAAGCGCATGCCTTTCATATTACATCATTTTCCGTAAGTCTTTTTGATCAATTATATGAAAAACATAATTTATCTAATTCTTGGCGTGAGTATTTACGCTCTGCAGCATATTTGCATGAATGTGGCTTATTTATCGGCCACACTGGGCATCATAAACATACCTTTTATTTTATTCGAAATGCGACCTTGCCTGGTTTTACAACTCGTGAGATGCAAATAATTGCAACAATCGTACGATATCATCGCAAACGCATGCCTCGTGAAAATGATGAAGTATATTGTGACTTTGATAAAGATATTCAAAAGGCTGTGAATATTTGTGCATCCATTTTGCGTCTGGCAGTAAGCTTAGATAGAGGGCGTCAAGGTAAAATTCATGAAATTAAAATCAACGATTTGTTTATGGAGAAAATGAGTCTTTCCCTTTATATGCGAGCTGGTCAGGATATTGAGCTAGAAATGTATGAAGCAGCAATTGAAAAGAAAGCATTTGAAAATGTTTTTTCGAGTTCTCTGGAGATTGTTTTAGAGCATTGAAAGGTAATGGATCTTGAAGCTAAAATATTTTACACAAATATTATTTTTATTTACTTTTTCTACGAATGGATTAGATGTTTTCGCATTTGTTAACGAAGGAAATATAAATCAAAATCCATATCAAAAAGAAAATTTATGTCCAAGAATCGGTGCTCTTTCAGGTCAAATAACCATTCCTGAAGATGAAAATTATTTTAAAAAATATAGCAATAATATTATTATCAGAATAGGTGGTATTCAATACACTGGGGCTGAAAGTTACTCTTTTGAATTTTATCCTGATAACAATGGATGTTTTTCTATTCCAAAAAACTTTGTCCCTTCTGGCAGCTCTTTTAGTTTATATTTTTGGGATCAAAGTGGTCAATTAAATAAAAGAATTCTTCCAGTATATGTGGCTGATGTGCCAAATTATTATAATGTTATTTTAAAAACGCATGCGTATACTGCCGCTTTAGCTGAATTATTCAGTGAAGATAAAAAACAGCATTTTGAAAATACAGGAATGTGCGGATATATTGACGGAGTTAATCCTATACATATATCTGGATCACAAGCATATTTGCAAAATAACTACGGTAAAATATTTACGGCAAAATATTTTACCGCAGATGATTTACCTTCTCGTGAATTGAGTGCTATGACTCAAAGTGGTCATTTTTGTTTCTTTAATGTAAATACTTGTAGCAATGATGAAATGCAATGTAATCTAGAGTCAGATAATTATAAATTAAATATCACTCTACAGAACGGTGAGAAATTTAGCTTTGATTTGTTGTTATCTCCTTTTTCATTTTCAGATGATTTACTTTTTGACTTAAAGACTTCTATTTTTAGACCAGTAAATATTAAGGAATTGAGTGGTGGACAAAGTATATCTTACAAAAATTCCACAAATTTATCTTTAAAGACATCACCTAATTATTCATCAGTCCAAATTTCTAATGAGATGAAAAATCAGTTAGTTTATTTTCCTCTTGGGAATGATCTTTTGACAATTGATTATAAATTGCCTTTTGAAAAAAAAGGGCAATTCTTCATATTGAAAACAAATGCAGAATTATATACAAAAAATCTGCTTTCTTTGCAGGCTGAATATAAACCTGGGCAAATTTATGTAGACAAAACGTCACCTTTATTGTTAAAAATATTTAATCCAAATTTTATAAAAGACAATAAAGAATATCTCAATCCATTGATGACTCAGGATTTAGGGGGCTCATTTTTAGCGCTTAAATTAAATGAAAATTTTTCTGCGAATAATGTATCTGTTTTTTTAAGAGATTTTAAGGGGAATAGCAATTTCGATTTCTTTTCTATAAAAAATAAATTTAATAATGATTTAATGGGTTTTTTCTATAATATCCCGCCTGGGTTTTATCAGTTATTTGTTGTGGATAATATGACGCAACTTATAATTTATACCACTTTAGTTCAGTCAGTACCAAATAAGACTCAAGTTATTATAGATGAAATTAATTTGGAGAAAGTTTTGCAACAATCTGACGAGATAGCTTTTGATCCAAATATGGTTTATATTGTAAATTCAAATTGGAATGACAATGATAATTATTTACAGCATGCTGATGTGAATTTTGATATTTATGGAAATAGTGAAATATTAGAGAGTATTTTTTTAAATTCTTATAATGCTTATTTGAATGGCTCTGATTTTGGCTTTAATAATTTATTTAATCGTGTAAATATTGATGATTTATGTAAAATTAACAATGATAAAGTTGAGCAATTAAATAAAAAATCACCACTTGATTTTTTATTTGCAGATGACAAAGGAGACAGTTAGTCAGAATTTTTCATCTATTCCTTTTTTATTTGTAATTGCATTTCTAGCAAGTTCATCACACATTTCATTGTATTTGTCCCCAGAATGCCCTTTGACCCATTGCCATGAAAGAATGTGTTTCCTTTGGAGCAAACTCAAGGCAAGCCATTCTTCTTGATTTTTTACAGGTTTTCCATTTTTGGTTTTCCACCCATTTTTTTGCCAGTTCTCTAACCAACCTTCGGTAAAAGCATTTTTGACATATTGGCTGTCAGTGATAATAAGGACAGGCATAGGGCGCAATAAACTTTCGAGCCCCTTGATGACTCCCATAAGTTCCATTTTATTGTTTGTTGTTTGAATCTCATAACCAGAAAATCTTCTTTTATGTTCTCCATATAGAAGAACGCAGCCCCAACCGCCTGGTCCAGGATTTCCAGAACAAGCGCCATCTGTGTAAAGTGTTACGTGTGAAGTCATTTATCTGCTCTCTTAAAGCCATTGCTAAAGTTTATGCAAATGCTTTTGAAAATGTTGACATGAAAGAATATTCGAATGCTAGCTGAAACGCCACCGGTTCAAAATAATCACATTGATACCTATCCTATGGTCGATGGGATATCAGCACAACTTGTACCTCTCAGAACAGAGAATATGACGTTTCCTCAAACAGTATTTTCATTTGGTGTTTATAATGAAAATGTACTTTCATCCACTTCAGATGCGTATACGACTTCCGGATATGGATACTCTTTGGGAATGCAACATCATATTAGAGGCATGTGGAGTGGAGGAATTGATATTAGATGGTCTGACTGGCTTGCAAACAATACTTCTCAAGATTCGAATACAAGTCCATTGTCGATTTACTCTAAAATTGAAGGGACACCACGCTTAAATTTTTTGCTAGGAAATGATTTAGGAAATATGTTTCGCCCCTATTTTACTGGTGGAATAGGATATACTATATTTTTTGATGAAAGATCTTTATTTGCAGCTCGTGCAAAAACAGCTTTTGGTCAAATTTCTGCAACATATGGAGTTGGAATTCGTGTTACTTTTCCTAAATCAATTGCCCTTAAATTTTCGTATGAGCGTTGGCGGGGCATCCAGACTGCGGATTATCAAGCACAAATTATCCGATTGGAGTTGGTATTTGGGGATGTCGATAATATTTAAATTTTTATTAATTTTATTATTTTTCCCATGGAAAGCCTATGGACAAAGTGTCATATTTTCTAATCCTGTCGGTGAAAATCTTCCTGAATATAAGCTAATTTCTGTAAATAAATCGATTATGAATTGTGGTGATAGATCCGATTTATATATTTATTCTTCCTTGGATATTAAAGCAATTTTATCGATTGCAAATTTTCTTTCAGATGAAAAAGTTGCTATGACAACTGATTGGAATACATTTTTACCAATGACTTATAATCCCACTTCATCTGGTTTAAATGAGAGAGATATTGGAAATTTTCCAGAAGATATTAGACGTATTCTTTATATTTGCACAACTTGGAATGAAAGTTTTCAATTAAAACTCTTTTCAATTCCTAAAGAGGCTATCGAAAATATCACAAAATCAGTTAAAACAAATAGACCATGGCAGAGTTTAAGTCAGGAAGAAGCATATCAACTTGATCATTTTTCAGAAGCAACACTGTATGATTTTGTTTATATAATTCTTCGTTCTAACGTTTACAAATCTATTAAAGGAGGTTTCGAAAAAAATCCAACTTTATGGTCAACTCCTTTTACTTGGCGAGTTATCAATACGAAAGAAAAAGATATTAATAGCGAATTGGAGAAGAAAGATTAAAAATATATTATTTTCATGGGCTGGTAATATTTTTTCAGCTTTTATAAAAGAAGAATATTTAGAGCATGAATACTTCGATTCATTTCTTTCAAATTTAGTTTTACTAAATGAGTTTGATGAAAATCCTTTTTTTAATATGGCAGACGAATTATTCATTGCTAAACAAATGTATGAAATCTCTTTGGCAGATGCTTACTCACAATCTTTAAATTCTTTTGAAAATTTCTTTAGTCATTGTGTTCATGCAACAAATGAAAAGTATTTTTCAAATTTCTATGCAATATTTGAAGATAAAAAATTAATTTCATTTTTAAATATGAATATTATTATGAATGAAGCGGAAATGGATTATTTATTTGTCTCTAATGACTATAGAAGGCAAGGGTTATCAAATTTGTTATTAAGTATTTTCGAATATTCAAATAAATATATTGGAAATCATCAAGTTAGCAAAATTATTTTAGAAGTTGGAGAAAATAATACACCCGCTTTATCTTTTTATTTAAAGACTGGTTTTATAAAAATTTCAGTTCGCAAAAAGTATTATAAAAATATGGAAAATGCTTTTGTTATGGAAAAGAATCTTTAGAATTATTGTTTTTATATATTGTTAATCCAACCTCTATTATAAAAATAGCGTTCCAAGTATGTATCAAAATATGAATATTTGCTAATATCCAGAAAACGATCTTTATGCATTTTTTTGTGAGGTGAGCCTATGCGATTCATTCTATACGATTTTCATATTATTCGCCCACAATATGAATCAATTCAGGGAGATGCGCTAAATTGGATAGCGCAAGCACATGCTTTTTCTAAGTATAAAGAGAGTTTAGCGCAGGGACGTAGAAAAAATATTGATGAGTATTATGATCTCATTCAAAAAATTGTTCTCAGATTTGCTTGCAAGCCAGAAAAAATTAGTAAACGTGGATCGGATATTTCAGATTTTCTTCATACTAATTGGGATGCAATGGAAATATTTAATCTTAATAAAAGTGCGTCAGGTGTTTTTATGCATCAACGTATGCAGTTTTTTGAATATAAAATTCAAAATATTTTACAAATTTTTTATAAAGATGTTTATCATGCGCCGCAAAATCTAATTCATGTTTCCTGCACCGGCTATGTATCACCATCTGCACCACAAAAACTAGTGGCAGAGCGTGGTTGGGGAAGTTTTTGCCAAGTGACACATGCTTATCATATGGGCTGTTACGCTTCTTTACCTGCAATAAGAATGGGAAAAGGATTTTTGCAAAATGAGAATAGACATCAAGCTATAAATGAAAAAGTTAAGAAAAAAGTTGATATTATTCATAATGAATTGTGTACACTCCATTTTAACCCAGCGGCTCACGACCCTGAACAAATTGTTGTCCAGAGTTTATTTGCGGATGGTCATATAAAATATTCGATATGCGAATCTAATGATTATTCAGCTAACGATACGCAAAATGCATTTGAAATTATTGTTGAGCAAGAGAATTTGTATGCTGAGTCTTTTGACGCAATGACCTGGCGACTTTCAGATTTTGGTTTTCAAATGACCATTTCAAGAAAAGTTCCATCAATAATTGCCGAAAATATTGAAGTATTTCTTAATAATTTATTTGACAAAGCTGGAATGAATTTTAGTGACGAAAAAGAAAAAGTTATTTTTGCTATTCATCCAGGAGGACCAAAAATTATTGAATATATAAGAGATATTTTGAATTTATCGGCACAGCAAATAAAGTACAGTCAATCTATTTTATTTGAATATGGTAATATGTCTTCGGCAACTCTTCCACATATTTGGGAACGAATATCTCAAACAAAAGAAGTCATAGGCATGCTTGTAGTGAGTTTAGCATTTGGGCCAGGACTCACAATGTCTGGCTCAATAATGAGAGTCATATGATAATCGTAGATATTACATTTTTAATTTTTATAATATTTCATTCAATAATTATGCTTATAGATGAGTTTTATTTTCATAGGAAAAGAGGTTTGACTAAATGGGAAAGGATTGGTCATCCATTAGATACTCTGTCAACACTTCTTTGCTTCTTTGTCATCATTTTTCTTCCAATGACAAAAATAAATATGATTATTTTTTTATTTCTGGCTATCATCTCTTGTGCATTGATTACTAAAGACGAATTTGTTCATGCAAAATACTGTAGTAAAATTGAGCATCTATTGCACGCTTTTTTATTTATTTGTCATCCCATAATGTTGATATTTATTTTTGTATTTTGGTCAGCATTCTCTAAATCATATTTTAGTTTTTTATTACATGTGGATTTAATTTTTTTAAAAAACATAATTATATTCCAGTTTGTATCAATTAATTTGTTTTTATTGTACCAAATTTTATATTGGAATATAATATGGAAAGGTCGTAAATATGCTGAAAAAATATCAAATAAACAATGAAATTTATAAGCAAATGGGAGATGAGTGGTACGTAAGTGATAATTATGTGGCTCTTCTGCGAGCTGAAGCAAGGGCACGCAATCCATGGGTTAGTAAAAAAATAAATGAATTGGTAAAAAATGAAAACATTTCTGTATTAGATGTTGGTTGCGGTGGAGGATTGCTTGCAAATGAATTAGCTAATATGAATTATAATGTCACCGGTGTAGATATTCACCCAGAAGTTCTAAATGTAGGAAAAAAATATGACAAGACAGGAACTGTAAAATATCAGTATGCCGATGCTCATGCTCTTCCATTTCCTGATGCTAATTTTGATGTCGTCTGTATATTAGATGTTCTTGAACATGTGGATAATTACATTCAGGTATTAAACGAATGCGTGCGTTGCTTAAAAAAAGGAGGTTATATTTTTTATCATACATTTAATAGAAATATATTTTCTTTTTTATTTGTTATAAAGGGAATGGAAATATTTGTTAAAAACACTCCTAAAAACTTACATGTTCATCACTTGTTTATTAAACCTAAAGAGATTAGAAATATATTAATGGAATTAAACTGCAATTTAAAAGAAATTAAAGGCTTAAACCCTAAAATATTTTCAAAAGAATTTATGAAATTAATATTTAAAGGGGAGATTGATGATAAATTTGAATTTAAGCTAACAAACTCATTAATTTCTGGATATATTGGTTACGCAGAAAAGTTAAATTAACAGAATTGAATCTGCCTCATTCAGTCGTTTGTTCTTCTTTCTTTTAGGGTGCGAGAATGGGGTCTTATTTTATGCAAAATATTTTTTAGCTTCATTTTAGTTTCATTTATAAAACTATAAAAACATGGCACTATTAATAAAGTTAAAATAGCAGATGAGATGAGCCCTCCAACGACAGTTATACCCATATTTGCTCTACTCTCATGCCCTGGTCCTGTGCTTAAAATGAGTGGTATCATACCAGCCACCATTGTTAATGTTGTCATTAAAATAGGTCTAAAACGGACGTATGCTGATTCGAGCAAGCTTTCATTGACTGACATACCTTCTCTGGCTTTTTGTTGAGCAAATTCTATCAATAAAATTGCATTTTTTGTCACGAGTCCCATCAGCATAATAATACCAATAATAGCGTTTATAGACATGGGTTGTCTTGTTATAATTAATGCTAAAAATGATCCTGAAAATGCAAGCGGAACACTGAGCATGATGGAGAATGGCCCCATAAAATTTTCGAACTGTGCGCAAAGCACCATGAAAATAAAAAGAACAGCGAGTAAAAGTGTCGATGAAATTATTTTAATACTTTCATTCAAAAATTCTGTATCACCCCCTAATTTATTTTTAATTTCAAATGGCATAGTTTCTTTCATATAATCATTTATTTGAGAGGTTACTCCCGCTAAGTTTTTTCCAAAATATTTTGCTTTAATTGTAATTTCTTTTTCCCCATTTAAATGGCGAATAACAGATTCAACTTTTACTTTTTCAATTGTTGCAATTGTCGATAGTAGCACAGAGTTGTCATTGCGTGTTGGAATAAAAACGCCAGCTAGGGAATTAAGTGTTTGATTATTATTGTTTGGTAACATAATTTTTATGTCATAAAAGCGGCCATCAGCATAAAAATCTCCTACTTTTTCTCCTGCATATAAA
The sequence above is drawn from the Fluviispira vulneris genome and encodes:
- a CDS encoding Ppx/GppA phosphatase family protein, which translates into the protein MLNLPLRNMFEKKRIAAIDVGSNSVHMLLVEMESPEEYKIIDSEKEQVRLAASIDSDGNLNSDALNRLLSVLKKMKEIADFHGAQIRAVGTSALREAKNANDFVAKIYKKTGIDIEIISGHEEARLVYLGVQQGLPIQDKSTLIVDIGGGSTEIVVGQWGEERFATSLKLGSVRLTQGFIQSDPLSDENLRSLELYINTRLEPVLSEVERVGFDCAVGSSGTIKAVKSLVLGLTNAEVPPSLHGSILTAKEIWIAKEAILRSRSLKDRKQLPGLDSKRADIIVAGIFVLSAITKILGIREWMISLTAIREGILYDTMLRDGVWLQGDTSDIRWRSVRSFGQKFHIDEAHAFHITSFSVSLFDQLYEKHNLSNSWREYLRSAAYLHECGLFIGHTGHHKHTFYFIRNATLPGFTTREMQIIATIVRYHRKRMPRENDEVYCDFDKDIQKAVNICASILRLAVSLDRGRQGKIHEIKINDLFMEKMSLSLYMRAGQDIELEMYEAAIEKKAFENVFSSSLEIVLEH
- the rnhA gene encoding ribonuclease HI; amino-acid sequence: MTSHVTLYTDGACSGNPGPGGWGCVLLYGEHKRRFSGYEIQTTNNKMELMGVIKGLESLLRPMPVLIITDSQYVKNAFTEGWLENWQKNGWKTKNGKPVKNQEEWLALSLLQRKHILSWQWVKGHSGDKYNEMCDELARNAITNKKGIDEKF
- a CDS encoding outer membrane beta-barrel protein, whose protein sequence is MLAETPPVQNNHIDTYPMVDGISAQLVPLRTENMTFPQTVFSFGVYNENVLSSTSDAYTTSGYGYSLGMQHHIRGMWSGGIDIRWSDWLANNTSQDSNTSPLSIYSKIEGTPRLNFLLGNDLGNMFRPYFTGGIGYTIFFDERSLFAARAKTAFGQISATYGVGIRVTFPKSIALKFSYERWRGIQTADYQAQIIRLELVFGDVDNI
- a CDS encoding GNAT family N-acetyltransferase, whose translation is MADELFIAKQMYEISLADAYSQSLNSFENFFSHCVHATNEKYFSNFYAIFEDKKLISFLNMNIIMNEAEMDYLFVSNDYRRQGLSNLLLSIFEYSNKYIGNHQVSKIILEVGENNTPALSFYLKTGFIKISVRKKYYKNMENAFVMEKNL
- a CDS encoding 3-oxoacyl-[acyl-carrier-protein] synthase III C-terminal domain-containing protein, giving the protein MRFILYDFHIIRPQYESIQGDALNWIAQAHAFSKYKESLAQGRRKNIDEYYDLIQKIVLRFACKPEKISKRGSDISDFLHTNWDAMEIFNLNKSASGVFMHQRMQFFEYKIQNILQIFYKDVYHAPQNLIHVSCTGYVSPSAPQKLVAERGWGSFCQVTHAYHMGCYASLPAIRMGKGFLQNENRHQAINEKVKKKVDIIHNELCTLHFNPAAHDPEQIVVQSLFADGHIKYSICESNDYSANDTQNAFEIIVEQENLYAESFDAMTWRLSDFGFQMTISRKVPSIIAENIEVFLNNLFDKAGMNFSDEKEKVIFAIHPGGPKIIEYIRDILNLSAQQIKYSQSILFEYGNMSSATLPHIWERISQTKEVIGMLVVSLAFGPGLTMSGSIMRVI
- the ubiG gene encoding bifunctional 2-polyprenyl-6-hydroxyphenol methylase/3-demethylubiquinol 3-O-methyltransferase UbiG, with the protein product MLKKYQINNEIYKQMGDEWYVSDNYVALLRAEARARNPWVSKKINELVKNENISVLDVGCGGGLLANELANMNYNVTGVDIHPEVLNVGKKYDKTGTVKYQYADAHALPFPDANFDVVCILDVLEHVDNYIQVLNECVRCLKKGGYIFYHTFNRNIFSFLFVIKGMEIFVKNTPKNLHVHHLFIKPKEIRNILMELNCNLKEIKGLNPKIFSKEFMKLIFKGEIDDKFEFKLTNSLISGYIGYAEKLN